The genome window GCTGCCACCATCAGTGGCAGGTCTCTTCCAGCAGATAGTCATAGTGTCACTGGTTGCACTTGTGACCTCAACATCTGTCGGAGCGGATGGAACAGTAAAGGGATCCATGGCCTTGATAGGCTCACTTTCCAAAGTCTCACCTTCCCCATACTTGTTCACTGCCCTTACCCTGAACAGGTATTCATTTCCTTTGAGCAGCTTGGTTATTTTACAAGTAGTTGCCATCATGTCTCCGTACACAAGGATCCAGGCTACACGACTGGTTTCACACTTCTCAACAATGTAGTACATGATTTCAGCACCGCCAGTCTCATGAGGGGGTCCCCATGACAGGGTGCATTTCTCTGCCGAGAGTCCAGACACTTCCAGAGGTCCAGCAGGTGGGCCTGGCCTGTCCAGGACCTTGCAGGTGACAGCCTTAGATGTGGTACCACCTGTATTCTGTAGGGTCAGAGTGTACTGTCCAGAGTCTTTCCTAACACTTTCCCTGATAAGCAGAGTGGTATGCGTCTTAGTTGCTGTTATCTCAACCCTTCCCTTGGTGCCAATATTTCTACCATTCTTCAACCAAAACACTGTAGGGTTGGGGCGACCAGAGATGTCAGCATCTATTCTTAGGTGGTCTCCTGCTCTGACAACCACCATGTGTCTAAATTTGTCCTCCATGATGATTTTGGGTGGTTCTACGTCATGCTGTACCGTAACAGGTCCTGTGGTTTCAGAGGCCGGACTGAAGAGCTCAGCTGCATTTTTTGCAATCACACGAAAATCATACTGTTCCCCCTCTGTGAGGCCAGTCACTTCCAAGAAGGTGTCCAGTAAGTTGGTGAAGTTGCACTTAAGCCAGCAACTATCTGGCAGCTCTTTACGCTCAACAATGTACCCAGTTATTTTAGCCCCACCATCATATTCTGGTTTGTCCCACGAGAGAGAAACTGAGGTGTTGGTTAAATTGGTGACTGTGAGGTTCCGTGGGGGATCGCACCGGTCTCTCGCTGCCACAGGCTCAGATGCCTTACTGCATGGTCCAACACCAGCCATATTCTCAGCACAGACGCGGAACTCATATATCAGACCCTCTTCAACAGTTGTCACCTTGAACTGATTATCAGTCACCGGGCTTTTGTTTAACTTTGTCCACAAGATACTACTTTGATCTTTGCATTCAATATGATAACCAATAACAGGGCTGCCACCATCACTGTCTGGCTTGCTCCAAGCAACCACCATAACCGACTTTGAGGCATTCACAACTCGGAGATTCGTTGGTGGACCAGGGGGCTTAAAGGGATACTGGGCAACAACAGGTTCAGACTCAACAAAGTGGCTTTTGCCATAGCGATTCTCCGCAGCAATACGAAACTGATATTCACCGCCCTGCGTCAGACGGGAAATTTTGATTGACGTTCTGGCAACTGTGGCTGACACAGTCTGCCATATTGTGCTGCCTGTGTCTCTTTTCTCAACAACATAATTACTAATTTGACATCCGCCAGTATATTGTGGGGGCTGCCATGACAAAGACGTAAAGTCAGCACTCACTTCATCCACACTGAGGTCACATGGTGGTCCAGGTCTCTCAAAAACATTAACCAAGATTTCAGCGGATGTGGTTCCGACCGAGTTGGCCAGGGTCACTTCATATGCGCCAGTGTCTATTCTGGTTGCATCTTTGATTACGAGCTGAGATGATGTGTCAGTTGTGTGCACGTTGACCCTGCTTGTCTCTTTCAGCAAGTTGCCCTCTTTCTTCCAGGCTACTGTTGGCGTTGGTACACCCTTAAATGGAACATCAATCTTTAAATCATATCCTGCCTTTACACTAAATGTGTCAGACAGCAAGTTAATAATAGGCTCAGCACTAGTATCATTTACTGTAACAGGTGCCAAAAGGTACTTTGGTTCactttttcccttttcattcACAGCACTCACTCTAAAGAAATACTCCTTTCCTTTAGACAGCCCATTAATAGTAGCTTCCAATGCTTTACTCTGTGAACATATTGCCCATGTGTCATCTCCCTTAGCCTGCATTTCTATGATATAACATGTGATTTTGCTTCCTCCATCATGGTCAGGCTTCTCCCAGGAGAGTCTTCCACTATTGCAAGTAACATCACTGAATGTGATTTTGCCGGGAGGCAGAGGAGCCTCAGACACTTTAACAGGATCACTGGTCTCTACTGGCAGTCCAGCACCAAACTCATTCACAGCCAGGACACGGAAATAATAGAAGCATCCTTCCTGGAGATTGTCAATCTTGTATGAGTTTCTCACACAATTGCTACAGATGCTTGTAAATGCCTTCCTAGCTTCCTCTCGCTTTTCTATGATGTAGTGCAAAATCTTTGCTCCTCCGTCAATGAGAGGTGGCTCCCAGGAGATGGACACAGAGTCTCTCTTTACATCCTTCACCTCTAAGTTGGTTGGTGCTGTGGGAGAGTCTAGTACTCTGACAGTGATGAATGCTGATTTAGAACCACTGTAGTTCTCAGCAGTCAACACATATTTTCCTGTGTCATTTCTATTGACATTCTCGATCAGTAACACTGTGTAGGAGCTGGATACCTCAATCTGAGCACGCTCACTGAGAGTGCCACCTTCCTTTGACCATTTAACCTCAGGCTCTGGTCTTCCTCTTATAGTGACGAAGAGACGTAATGTGGAACAGGCTCGAACACTAACAGTCTTCCTCAAGGTAGCATCCAGCTCAATCTCAGGTGCCTCCAGTTTTTCAGCAGCTACCACGGACCCAGGTAGATCCACATGCTCTCCAACTCCAGCGGCATTCATTGCACGTATACGAAAATTGTACGCTACATTTTCTCTCAATCTCTTCGCAGTGTAGTTTGTGTCCTCTACACCTGTGCTTGGTGAGCATGTGATCCACTcgtcctctgctgcttctttcatCTCAACTACAAATGCACTGATGGCTGCTCCACCATCATAGATGGGCTTTGACCAGGTAAGAGACACAGTGCTGCTGGAATAGTCCGCTACTTTGGGATTGGTAGGGGGACCAGGTGGGTAGGTAGCTTCACATACTTTTATATACTCACTTGGCTCACTTGGTGCACCCACACCAGCAGCATTCTCTGCCAGTACTCTAAACTGATAGTAATGTCCCTCAGCGAGACCCGTGCATCGGAAACGCAAGTCATTTAGTCTTCTCTTGTTACACTTCGTCCACCTGACACCCTCTTTGTCTCGTTTCTCCAGGATGTAGCCATCAATCTCTGAGCCTCCATCAGTCTCAGGCCTTTCCCATGTCAGCACTATAGAGTCGCCAGTCACGGTGCTGGCTGTGGGGGTAGAGGGTGCACTAGGCGTTGTAAAAGGGTTTTGTGCAATGAAGGGGTCTGATTCCAGAAATTCACCAACACCAAATTTGTTAACTGCGGCAATTCTGAATATGTATTCTTTACCAGGCACCAGTTTTGTCACTTTGTAACTGATAGCTTCAACGTGAGGCTCCACCCCTGTCCATGTAACACGGCTGGACTCCCTTTTTTCAATAATGTAGTGGGAAACACTGGCACCGCCATCATTTACAGGGGGGTTCCAGTGAAGATTACACTTCTCTGCAGTGACAACTTTCACCTTCAGCAGTCCATCTGGAGGCCCAGGTCTATCCAGGACCTTCACATTAACTGGGATAGATGTAGTGCCACCAGTGTTACTGAGGGTCAAGACAAAGTGTCCCCCATCCACTCGTGTACAGTCCCTGACGGTCAGAGTTGTATGAGTGAGGGTAGTTTTGACCTCCATTCTTGGTGTAACTTTGTCAATTTCTTTTCCATCCTTCATCCACGTTACTACAGGAAGGGGCTTCCCAAAGTAATCGGCATCAATAATGAACGTCTCACCGGCCTGAACAACTACGGTACTCTTGAACTTTGGATCAATGAATGCTGTGGGTCCTTCAATAACATCCTGAGCGATGATGGTTACACTTTCTGAAGGTGTGCTCCAAACACCAGCACCATTTTTAGCAGTTATTCTGAATTCATAACTTTGGCCTCCTGTCAGACCTGTGACTGTGAACTGATTCTCGATAACATTGGTGAAGTTTGCCTTCATCCATCTGCCATCTGGGAGCTCCCTCTTTTCAACAACGTAGCCTGTAATGGTACTTCCACCATCATACCTTGGCTTGGCCCACTGAAGTGTGACATTTTCTCGAGTAATGACAACAGTTTCAGGTTTACCAGGTGGATCACAGGGGTCTCTTGCCACATAGCTTTCAGATGTCTTGCTAGATGGGCTGAGTCCAGCAATATTCTCAGCAAAGACTCTGAATTCATACTCAATACCTTCCTCCAGTCCACTTGTTTTGAAGCGAGCATCAGGTATAACAAATTTGTTCAGTTTGGTccataaaatgctgtttttctctttgcgTTCAATGTGATAGCCGATGATGGGGCTGCCTCCATCTTTGGCTGGCGGCTCCCATTCAACTACCATGCTGTACTTTGTCACAGTGGATGTAAAGGGTGCGCCAGGAGCACTGGGCACGCTGAAAGGATATTGTGCAGTTACAATAGGAGAGGTGATTGCAGTACTCTTTCCATACctattttctgcaaacactcTGAACTGGtattcacttcctgtcttcaaTTTGGTGGCTTTGATTGTGGTTCTTACTGTTGTTGCTGACACAGTCTGCCATTCTGTGCTTGTAGTTTCCCGTTTTTCCACTATGTAGTTGTCGAGCTCACAGCCTCCTGTGTATTCTGGTGGCTCCCAGGAGATGGTAACATAGTCAGAGCTGACCTCATCAATCCTCACAGGCCCTGTCGGTGGGTCTGGCTTTTCAAGAACAACCACAGTGATTTCTCCTGTATATTTTCCAGTGCTGTTGGTTGCTGTGATAGAGTATTGACCAGAGTGCTCCCTGGCACCATGTCTGATATGAAGAACTGTTAATGATGATGTACTTGAAACCTCTAGCCTTGATGTCTCTTTGACAGCCTGCCCATCTCTTTGCCATTCAATCTTTGGTGCTGGGTGTCCAACCACTGGGATCTCTACTTTCAGATCTCCACCATTCTTGACAGTAAATGTGCTAAAAGTTATCTGGAGTTTTGGCTTAATAgcattttctatttctgtgaCAGGGTCAGGTTGGACATTAGGGTTGTGTTCTCTGTTGTCTGCAGAAGTGGCAGGCTGACCTGgtatgaggaaagaaaaggatcAAATAAACCGGATATTAAATGGGATCTGGGCTGAGTTAAACTAATTACATGAGAGTCACATGGTACTTGATGAGTCAAATAAATCtttgtgactttttaaaatgcatttcagtaaACTTAATCTGTTGAGTGAATCTGTGTTAATATGTGAATCAACTATTTCAAtagttttgcatgtattttaattgttatatttttgcttccaagaaaaaatatatatcatgacatactgtatgttcagtgGGTCATGACAAGATATGTCTGAGTCAGTACCTTTAATATAGACCTATCTTAGCATGAATTGTTCTAGACCTTTGGTaacaatatatttttaacaAATTTCTCCAAACTTAAAGGTCTACATACTAGCTATTCAGAGCTTCCAAACATATTTCACTGAAACATAACATCACCAGCAGCAGTTCAAAACTCCAAAAAGTTATGACACTTTAATTGCAAGTCTTATAGTGTTTATTTCACAGCAATGtttacagcatttattttctttttttaaacttttctgaacatgattacatttaaaggaaaatattaatattcacTATCTAAACAGTGATAGGATGAATGCATGACATACCTTGGACAATGACTTTGCAGGGTGACTGGGAATCCTTTGCTGTGGGCTCTGCACCAGTGTCTGGtgtcatatttatatttagagTGTGAGCTTTgtcttctgctttttctcccGCCTACAGAAAAGAATGGTACAAAACtgtcagagaaaataaagtttaaatcaAGGAAACACAATCAGGCCtatatgtttctttttttccctttttatctAAGAGTGTTGTCAGGTTGTTTGGAAGAAGACTGCACCtcatgacaacaacaacaacaaagaatgCTATACATATTCAAATGTACTAGGATTTTGACAAAAATAACTTTACTGTTTGAAACAAGCTAACACGTAGGCTATCTTAGTGAGTGTGATGTGTTGTAATAGAAACTCATGATGGGGTTTAAAATAACTAGAGGCATGGCAGGCCAGGCTGCCATCTGCTCTACCAAACAGACAAAACGAATTATATTAAAAACTCTTATCTTACTTATCTTTAAAGCTCTCATAAGGTTTAAACCATTTCACTTCCgtaagaaacacaaggaaaaataTGTGTTCACTTGATCTGTACTATATTTTCATAACTTTAAAAGATATTATTGTAAATATCACATTTCCAAACAAGACTCTACTCACTTTGTTGTTGCTGGCTTCCATCCTTTCTCTTACTTGTCCTTATTTATGTTAGAGGAGTGAATTCTGTTAATATCTCAGTTAAGATGCATGGACTGTGGCGAGAACCAAAACTCTGTGGTAGACATACACACCTCTGCCAATCACTGCTTGCTCTATCTCCAAAAGCATGCAGGGACTAAAATAACCATGATGCCTCATTGGCCAGCTGCTCATTCTTTCAAAGTTAGTTGAGCCTACATGGGTCAGCTGGGAAAAACTGGAAAGTTGCTCAGTAAAATATTGCACACATACCATTCCAGTACAAGGGGGTTTACCACATGACTTTACAATGTCATCTTCTGAATACCTTTGTGTGTACGTCTATTGGGGGTTGGTTGGTTTATAATTGAGCATATATTAAGTATTAAGCCTGCTATCTCTTCGATTACTGTCCTTACCAAACTGTTCAAAGGcagataaatgtgaaaataaaaccgTATTGAAATGTTATTACACTAATGTTAACGTAAAtgtatattgtttttaatttggtACCTCTGAGAGTatgtaaataaattatgacATAGGTAcaattattttgaaaaattaaaCCGGAAATGCGGCAGTAAATAGtgacgaagaagaagacgtgGAACCAGGAAGTTCGGTAGCGTAGCAAGCCGGTGCTGGAGGAAGGCTGGAGTTAGTTGTGCCTTTTTAAAGGAgattcagctgcagtttgtttcacGACGCTGATTTTAACCTGGTGAAACAGAGTAAGAATAAAAGGTGAGTACACTTTCTAAACTAATCAACCCATGGACGAGTCATGGGCAAACAGCCAATGAAATCAGTGTGAGTGCAAAACGTCTGGTAATTGCCTTTATGTTTGTATCAGTGTGTCTGGACTATATGTTGTATGGTTGGTTTTTAGTTTCGTCAGTATGAAGGTggttcattttgtgtgtctgatgcCTCTGTCTGTACTCTACACCTTAAATTAAACAATATGAATAAGTCAACCTGGGCTTTGGGaaattgttatgtttttttttttttactatttactATACTGAACACTGAATCTATATGTCAATGATAGAATGGGCAGACTAAATGATAATCATTATTTCCCACCCTAATGTTCGCAGGCTCCACGTGTAACCAGCCTCTGTCTGATGATTCAGCAGGATGACACCTGACACCTACGTTTCTTTATATAATCCTGTGTTGtgaaattataaataaatgtgcCTTCGTGACTGTCCCACCATAGTGAACCCTACTGCCACATCTCACCAGCAGATCCGACCATGGCGCTCCAGTTTGTGTATAGCAACCAGGACTTTGTCACAGATGTGTGTAGGAGCGATGGAAACTGTCTCGGGATGGCCTCAAAGTTAGCAAAGTTTGACACGACTATCCAAGCCGGCTGGACAGACAGGATGGACAGGGGCCTCTTCCGCTACCATCTGGGTGATTTACAAACGCGTATCCTGCCGGGCCCGTGTGGCTATGTGGCCCAGCTGAACATTCAAAGAGGGATAGAGAGAAGAAAGCCTCAGGAGATACTGAGCATCCAGCAGGAGTTCAGTGCAGAACAGTTTAATTTTAACAAAATCAATTCAGAAGAAATCGTATTTGATATGATAAAGGATGCTGAGGGagagaatgaaaaggaaaagctgCATCAACCCTGCAGGATTGTTGTGCTGGTCAATGTCAGCCCTTTGGAGTTTGGACATTGTCTCCTTGTTCCAGAACCTTCACACTGTTTCCCACAGGTCTTGACGACATTCGCCATCCAGGCCGGTATTGAATCCGTGCTCCTGAGTTCCGATCCCGGCTTCCGGGTGGGGTTCAACAGTCTCGGAGCATTTGCGTCTGTAAATCACTTACACCTGCACGGGTATTACCTGGACCATGAGCTCAAGATCGAATCTGTGCCAGTCAAGCCGCTGGTTCCTGAAAAGGGGTTTTATGGCATGCTCGACTTTCCTGGAGGCTTTTTGTTTTACGCAGAATCAGAGTGGGTGGAGAAAGTTGCCAGAGCCATCTGTCAAGTCACAGACTTTCTTGTGGATGGTAATATTGCTCACAACCTGTTCTTGACTAGAGGGTGTCCACCCTGTGATCGCATACAGAACGAAGAGGATCGCCGTTTGAGAAAAGGCGTTCGTATCGCAGTGTGGCCCAGAAAATCATGCTTCGGCACCAAGGGGGAGTCTGCCTTCAATGTTGCTCTTTGTGAGCTGGCTGGACATTTACCATTTAAGAACAAGAAGGACTATGAGCTCACTACTGAGAAAGATGTAAAAGACATCGTCCAGAGGTACCTACTGCCAGACACAGAGTTTCACATGCTGGAACAGCAGCTTACTCGTCATTTGATGGATTGATAAAGTACCAAGTACCAAAAGTACCAGTATCAAGCTAACTGAAGCTACACATTCTTCACTATTTCAGAAAATCAAACTGGGTAATGTGTGTAGGTTTTTACTGACATCAGTTGAGAAActgagtctgttcacactggaTTGTACGTTTGGAGCTAGGCTGAATGTCCTTTTCTGCATCTGGCCTAAGTATAACATTGGATGGGCTCAAGAATCGCACATATATTTATCAGTGAGAATATATTTAAGGGATGTGTCgtattaaaatcaaataaaatgttaaaagcaTTTTATCTAAAAACATGCaagttgtctgtgtgtttatgttgtgaGTTCCAGCTCTCAGTTGTATGTATGGTACAGAACTTTTTCACGACATCAGTGTATTAATAACACGGGAAGTGGCTACGTTCCAACTCTGTGCATCATCTTAAGGGCTTTGGctgttcatgctggctcactgacAGTGAAGGAAATGGAATAGAGCCATCACCGTCATGAAACAGCCTatgatgttgtgtttattgataAAGTAACAAAAGGGAAATTGGGGTACTTTTTTCCACGGCAACATTATGTTGATGGTGGACATTTGACAGTAAGTCAGTGGCTATTTAAGTACGACACAAAGAACAGCACAAGGTATTTGAGGTATTAAAAACATAGGAAACAGTATGCTGTTTCCAGACTCTTGTACCAACAGGAAAGAGTGGAACCTTTAAACAGAAGAGCTGTGTAAACTGCAAatcactgatgatgatgctgacaacagtgtgtgtgggagattGAGCCGAGGAgccaaagaagaaaacatgttcaAGGTATTTGTTCTAGTGTTCACTCCATATTTGTTACCCAGTGAACTCTTTTCCACTCTCCACCTTCTTATTTGACTGTCAGCTGCTGCCAAACAGGCGCAGTctgtgcacacccacacagtcctaCATCCTACAAAGTAGAGGTTTAATCGGCTACGATaattgaaaacacctgtgtgggtggtgCACTTTGATTGTGTGAGTTACACTGCAGCTACAATAGATGTCTCTCCTGgaaaatcatttttgacatgtcacagtaggaaaagcacaagcGTAAATAATACATTGAATGATGGAGGGTTTCTGTTTGGCTGATTGGGTTTCAGAGGCCTTGTATTGTGCTTGCTggatcactgtcacactgttaTGACTTAATGAGATTAACAACACCTGTTATTTCCTGCCCTGACAAGTCAAAtgactgctgtgaaaaaggcctataaAGCAGAGCTGTTTAGACCTCACTCACTGTGCGCACACTGGAAATTCACTGTTAGTCCCTGTTGGAGCTAATCATTGTTTTGTAATATCTAATGATTAaatatctattatttattttgttgctgttttgtttgaggAATGTAGTTCAATTGGTTTGATTACAACAGTAGTGTCATTATTTTAGTTCATTAGAGTACTtgttaatgcttttgttttgaaggtaCTGGGCAACTTGGGCACGTCAGGTGAATTTACATATAAGGGTGGGCAGGCAGAGGATGAGCAGGCACCAGGAAgggtttatgtttttttttttttttaccagggcaagagaggctgcagacactattgttctttgtttgcttgctgaatGGTAAAATAAACCGCACTAAACATGATGCCCTGGTCAATGAACTCATTTTTCCCTGTGAAAGATTTGTTTCCTAGGTGCTGCAGTGGCCGTTTCATTTTGATTTAGTTTCTTTTTGatttagtttctttttgttttgctttttgttatttcGTTTGAGGACGAACCACCACTACAGTCCCTGCTGAGATGTGCCAATGTAGTCACCACTTTTACATTGAAGATGCAGTTGATTTGACATAAAGTTAAACATTTATGTCTCTGGAATGGTGCCCTAAAGGTTAGAGAAGTAGGCCTGTGACTGGGAGGATGCAGACTGGGGTGGGGGCAGTGGAAAAGTAGGACTCGCCCCttcagtgaagctgctcagGGAGCAGCAGGTCAGCGTGTGGTTATTGGGCACCTTCCAGGTGTGAATAACTGCAAGTGTGGTCCAGCTAAAGAGAGTTGTAGAATTTCCCTGAATATATAAACTATAGGGAGGGGAAAGGAGACTCCACATGTCTTTCCCTTATTCccaatataaaatgtaaaagcagaCTCTATCACCAGCCAGTGATGCTCGGATCAACTCTACACATCATCCCCGTAGAGCACATCATCTGCCACAATGACATCACCAAGGCAGCAGTATCAAGCCGAGCAGATCTCGGATCTGATCAGTGAGCACAGATACCTGCTTACTCACGTTTTTAATGAGGCTCGACATCAAGCGCACAGTCAGTGCTTTGATCTATAGGTGTAACTGCtgacgtgtttgtgtttttcccaGCGAGATAATGATTTaagtcaactttttatttttctgcagcctTGACGAACAAAATTCAATGCCATTAATTgtgctaatttttttttaatgcagtgctgcATCGATTTGACCAGCAGAGCACAAAAATACATACTCCAGTTTACGACAAGTGCTCCTTGTTGAGTTTGTAAATTCACTTTGGACAAAAAATGTGCAGCAATGAAAGTTAACTTACTCGTGAGGCAGTGGTTCATGAGGTTTACTGATGTCACTTTACAAGATTTCAGGATATTGAAGTTTAGACTGACTGAACTGCAGAGCTGTTCGCGTAAAAGTTACATTCCTTCATTTCGTTTATTATGGTGGAGCAAAGGCAAATAAGATAATTACAAGTGAGAATTGTCCATATAATGTATATTCTTTGACAATAACCATTTTATTTGTCGTAATTAACAGCATTCAACACATTAACTGTGGAATATTTAAGCTACATGTTTAACATAGCTGGTTGAAGGCAGTTTTGTCCACGTGCCATCACTCTTTCACCAGAGGATATGATGGAAACAAGCACATGACATTTAGGAGCTGGTGCAGTATTTTCTGAAGTCATGCATTTGACCATGCCAACACAACAAAGAGGTACAGGACAGGTGTGTCTGGATCATCTTGACTATTTACATTTGGCATTTCACGTGTATACGTTCACCCTTTTTCCACTGTCAGTGTTACGTAATGGAGCTGCAGACAAGCTGCTGTATGTGCATCTGAACAAAGATGTTATTCACACAGACGCATCACTGGTGTTTAAGGTGTTcttattaaaggaatagtttgacattttggaaaatacacttatttgctttcttacgAACAATCAGGTGAGAAGATTGATGTTGCTCTTATTGTTAATGAGAGAGCTAGCTGCCTGTTAGCTTTGCTTAGCAttaaaactggaaacagctggagcccactggttgcctggcaagGGCTCAGGCCAAGTCCTAGTCCggcacaagtgtgtgtgcacatacaattTGACTCCGGTTTTAACATTGCACTCAGTGTActtgcatagaaaaaaaaagacatacagctcaacaaggacaaaaacaccaaaaaaaaaaaaaaaaaagtagagcAAAAATATGAACAATACATGCAAAGAATCTAATAAATCATGGTGCAGTGCTATGGATTAAACTGTCCAGTATATAAAGAGAATGAAAGCAGTTCCACTATTTCCTGCTGTAAGATTAGTGATGCTTATAGATGAACTCATCACTAATTATAATGCAGTGATATAAtagattttgttttgaaatgggCCATAATGATGGGGCCATAATGGACATAATGAGTAGTTTTCCTTTGgtacttaaagtatatttttgATGGTAATttctttgtacttttacttgtaatggactACTTGTGCACTGTGgaattgctacttttactttaccTGAGTACTTCTTACAGCACTGTTGTATGGAACAACTTTGTGAGGCTTGGCGATGCTGGTGtacagatttcttttttaacctctggacagagcctgtttccagtctttatgctaagctaagctaacaagctactAGTTCCATCaacatatttattgtacagGCATGAGAGTGACCTGAATCTAAGCGTACTTCTCAAAATGTTTAAGTATTCCTTTAAAGCTGATCACACTCTCCCACATGAAGCCACTATCTGTGGTTTCATGTGGTTTGCATGATTTTATCATGTTCAAGATGCTGAATGCATTGAGTTGCAGTTATAACATGTTTGTCTTCCCACcataatgtacatttttataACACACTGTTCAAATTTTGCTGAACTGCACAGTTTAAATTAGTCCAGTTTGTATTacaatttttaattttacacaaatgtcatgttttctgaATTCTTTATAGCTTAAATATCCAAGGaaaatttattattttacaatgtTTTTGCACAACAGCGCCCAAAAAGCTAGACTCTAGTTAAaaggaaagttaaaaaaaaaaaaaaaaacctgtagCCTTGGCTCAACCTTGAACCCTGAGTCTA of Chelmon rostratus isolate fCheRos1 chromosome 6, fCheRos1.pri, whole genome shotgun sequence contains these proteins:
- the gdpgp1 gene encoding GDP-D-glucose phosphorylase 1; translated protein: MALQFVYSNQDFVTDVCRSDGNCLGMASKLAKFDTTIQAGWTDRMDRGLFRYHLGDLQTRILPGPCGYVAQLNIQRGIERRKPQEILSIQQEFSAEQFNFNKINSEEIVFDMIKDAEGENEKEKLHQPCRIVVLVNVSPLEFGHCLLVPEPSHCFPQVLTTFAIQAGIESVLLSSDPGFRVGFNSLGAFASVNHLHLHGYYLDHELKIESVPVKPLVPEKGFYGMLDFPGGFLFYAESEWVEKVARAICQVTDFLVDGNIAHNLFLTRGCPPCDRIQNEEDRRLRKGVRIAVWPRKSCFGTKGESAFNVALCELAGHLPFKNKKDYELTTEKDVKDIVQRYLLPDTEFHMLEQQLTRHLMD
- the LOC121608131 gene encoding titin-like; translation: MKEAAEDEWITCSPSTGVEDTNYTAKRLRENVAYNFRIRAMNAAGVGEHVDLPGSVVAAEKLEAPEIELDATLRKTVSVRACSTLRLFVTIRGRPEPEVKWSKEGGTLSERAQIEVSSSYTVLLIENVNRNDTGKYVLTAENYSGSKSAFITVRVLDSPTAPTNLEVKDVKRDSVSISWEPPLIDGGAKILHYIIEKREEARKAFTSICSNCVRNSYKIDNLQEGCFYYFRVLAVNEFGAGLPVETSDPVKVSEAPLPPGKITFSDVTCNSGRLSWEKPDHDGGSKITCYIIEMQAKGDDTWAICSQSKALEATINGLSKGKEYFFRVSAVNEKGKSEPKYLLAPVTVNDTSAEPIINLLSDTFSVKAGYDLKIDVPFKGVPTPTVAWKKEGNLLKETSRVNVHTTDTSSQLVIKDATRIDTGAYEVTLANSVGTTSAEILVNVFERPGPPCDLSVDEVSADFTSLSWQPPQYTGGCQISNYVVEKRDTGSTIWQTVSATVARTSIKISRLTQGGEYQFRIAAENRYGKSHFVESEPVVAQYPFKPPGPPTNLRVVNASKSVMVVAWSKPDSDGGSPVIGYHIECKDQSSILWTKLNKSPVTDNQFKVTTVEEGLIYEFRVCAENMAGVGPCSKASEPVAARDRCDPPRNLTVTNLTNTSVSLSWDKPEYDGGAKITGYIVERKELPDSCWLKCNFTNLLDTFLEVTGLTEGEQYDFRVIAKNAAELFSPASETTGPVTVQHDVEPPKIIMEDKFRHMVVVRAGDHLRIDADISGRPNPTVFWLKNGRNIGTKGRVEITATKTHTTLLIRESVRKDSGQYTLTLQNTGGTTSKAVTCKVLDRPGPPAGPLEVSGLSAEKCTLSWGPPHETGGAEIMYYIVEKCETSRVAWILVYGDMMATTCKITKLLKGNEYLFRVRAVNKYGEGETLESEPIKAMDPFTVPSAPTDVEVTSATSDTMTICWKRPATDGGSRISGYIIEKREKQGVRWVRVNKKPVYDQRVKASCLHEGCEYEFRVFAENAAGLSEPSVPCPLTLAEDPKFLPSAPAKPTITDSSKSSITLSWNKPLFDGGAAVTGYKVELKKSTEEEWTVGVHNTDKTEFTATGLTSGTEYVFIVRSINKIGISEPSPETDPQVAVEREEEPRFDITTEMRKTLLVKDGSSFTLTVPFTGKPVPSVTWDKADVDLRVRGMINTSNSVTSITVEGATRDDSGKYVVKLQNIAGSASLTLNVKVLDSPGPPTHLAVKDVTKNSATITWDIPENEGGAPVKNYLVEIRDLSRKGWTKLTIKCRRLSYKVSDLEEGGIYFFRVTAENEYGIGVPAETKEGTKMTDTRDWETNPGA
- the LOC121607685 gene encoding titin-like, whose product is MEASNNKAGEKAEDKAHTLNINMTPDTGAEPTAKDSQSPCKVIVQGQPATSADNREHNPNVQPDPVTEIENAIKPKLQITFSTFTVKNGGDLKVEIPVVGHPAPKIEWQRDGQAVKETSRLEVSSTSSLTVLHIRHGAREHSGQYSITATNSTGKYTGEITVVVLEKPDPPTGPVRIDEVSSDYVTISWEPPEYTGGCELDNYIVEKRETTSTEWQTVSATTVRTTIKATKLKTGSEYQFRVFAENRYGKSTAITSPIVTAQYPFSVPSAPGAPFTSTVTKYSMVVEWEPPAKDGGSPIIGYHIERKEKNSILWTKLNKFVIPDARFKTSGLEEGIEYEFRVFAENIAGLSPSSKTSESYVARDPCDPPGKPETVVITRENVTLQWAKPRYDGGSTITGYVVEKRELPDGRWMKANFTNVIENQFTVTGLTGGQSYEFRITAKNGAGVWSTPSESVTIIAQDVIEGPTAFIDPKFKSTVVVQAGETFIIDADYFGKPLPVVTWMKDGKEIDKVTPRMEVKTTLTHTTLTVRDCTRVDGGHFVLTLSNTGGTTSIPVNVKVLDRPGPPDGLLKVKVVTAEKCNLHWNPPVNDGGASVSHYIIEKRESSRVTWTGVEPHVEAISYKVTKLVPGKEYIFRIAAVNKFGVGEFLESDPFIAQNPFTTPSAPSTPTASTVTGDSIVLTWERPETDGGSEIDGYILEKRDKEGVRWTKCNKRRLNDLRFRCTGLAEGHYYQFRVLAENAAGVGAPSEPTHL